The window GTGTCTTTTTGGCTTCCTCATGCTGCAGGAAAAGCTCATGATCAAGGAGCTTTTCATATAGTTCTTCATAGGGGATTATTGAATCTCGAGTGCGGATAGCGGCTGAAAGTTCGCGAAATTCAGATCCAAGTCCAGTGAGAATCTTGACAGTCAATTCTTCATTGGATACGGGGATCCAGCGGTGACAAGTTCATCACAAATAGACCGAACTTGATGGAGATAGTCAGCAACAGGACGAGAGTCTTTGGAAACACGGGCTAGACGGTCTCTAGGACAAAATACTAGTTGAGACTTATTTGCATAAGCAGTATGCAAGGCATCCCAAGCGACTTTTGCATTTGTAGCAGAAGCGACTGTACTGCCAATGGTCGCATCCACAGTTGCCAAGGCAGCATTTTGTATAAGCTGATCTTGTTGAGACCAGGAAACATAATTAGGATTGGGTACTTCTAGGTTGTTTTCAGATATAGTTTTGGAGGGGGCTGGTATCGATCCATCAAGGTGACCAAAGAGGTTGTGTCCACGCATAAGCATGGACACCTGCGCCTTCCACAACGAAAAATTGTGGCTACCAGCAGTTTGATGGTGAGTTGAGTAACCGGATTGAACTGGACAACAGTCTTTGAGTTGGAGATGTTGTCGGCATTGACGATGCTTGTATTTGGGTCCATTTAGGCGTGAGGTCCTTGAGTTGGAGATGTTGTCGGCATTGACGATGCTTGTATTTGGGTCCATTTAGGCGGCGTGAGGTGTTTGGGCtgggaaaaatagaaaataaaatgaaaaggatCAGCTTGTTAAAGCTATAGAGCTCTTGATACCATAAAGAGGAAGAGAACAGATAGCAGCAGATTAACGataattttattgattctctGTATTGGCTTTTATAGCTTGTGGATTACATACAAATTTGAACAAATCTAGGTAACAAAGAGACCTACTAAAATACAATCCGATATATATACCAAAGCTgataagtacaaaaataaaacaagagtCGTAAACAAACAAGAGTCCTAAAGATAACAGCTAGCCGTTATTAAGAGTCCCCACCATTTGATTCACTACTGTAACTTATTTTCGACTTAAAACTTTTTTGATCTACCAGCTAGATTAGTTTGGCTTTCTTGCAgacctaaaatagaaaaataaatgtcTCATGTCTAACAACTTAAAACTTTAGTAATCATGTAATAAAACATAGTATCAGATTAAGTGAAGGTTTCAAGTCTCACTGCTATCTATTTACTGAAAAGAATTTTCACGTGTTTGGGGAAAGAAAAGAATCAAGTCCACACGTTAGGAAGCATGCCGCTTAGTCCAATCCAAGAGCAAACACGGGATGCTTCAATAAGCAAGAACCGGAGCTAAGAGTGGGCAGTTCAATTAAGGTATAGTAAAGAccatgaaaaatttagaaaatgctAGATTTCAAAGAAAGTAAGTAAAGGCAGAATTGCAGGTTGAGCGAAATAAATGTATCTCCTTTCAATAGGTTAAACTTTTAGGTCAGCTAGCCACACAATCAAATAGATTGATCAGCTGATAAGAAGATTGTTTCAGCTTTAGGCAGATAAATTCTTGGACTCACTTCGAACTGCATGGTTTAGATTACAGACCCATGTTCTGCgaatttcagtatttatttcccCTTTTGACTGTACACCTGGAAACATAGAGAGTATTAATATGTGGTAGGTAGTGTTCAGCCCTCAGGTTATGCTTTTGTACTTGGATCTTTCACTGGATGTTTACATTTTACTTTGTTCTTGTCCAGCTGTTTTCCTGTAAAGTACATAATTGTCTCCACTCGTGAACATCTATTGACACTCGTGACCATTATGTGCATTTTCTTGCTACATGCCATCCAAAGTCGCTTGTGACTGAATGCATATCTTCTCTCTAATCCACCTCAACATTATTTTTGCACATGGCAGATAGAATTTCCTTGTTAATAACAAATTCACTGATTTCTGCCAAGtagtaagaaaaatatgaaatattctttattatttgCGTCCTCATTAGCTGCTGAGCTAATTCATTTGGTTCATCAGAGTAGGTTTTGCTGAAGGTGTGTGGATGGTCGGAATTATTGATGAGATACGAATACCGAAAGGACAAAGTGATGCATATCCAATGTTAGTTGACACAAAAACCCGAGTGAGAGCTAGCCTCCCTTCTGAACCGCAACGAAGGAATGGAAGGTATAGTTTTGCTCTTAATGTTGAATATTAAAGAAACTTTAATATGGTGCATCTCTGAGATGAAGTGATGCATCATATCTGAATTTAGTTAGTATTCTAATGTACTTAAGGGTGCAAAATCTGATGAACTGGTGATCCCTTCTATGGCAGGCTTCAGCTAATGTGCTACAAACATTTGTGGGACAGCTTGGTGGATGATGACTTCCCGTCCAGACAGTTTTTTGAGTTCTTCTCTCTGAATCCTAATCGCATTTTATCTGCAGAAATCAGAGAAAATACTGCCAAATGTGGTTTCCCTGCAGAGGTATCGCctaaaaagaatgaaaagtttcttagtattatttatttgtttcatattttaatgaaaaaggaAAGGAGAAATGGCacataatttgaagaaaaagcttaatgaaaaaagaaagggagaaatggcgcataatttgaagaaaaagcttaatgaaaaagaaaaggtgaaatggtacataatttgaagaaaaagcttaatgaaaaagaaaaggtgaaatggtacataatttgaagaaaaagctTAATGAAAAGAAAACGAGAAATGATACGTAATTTGAAGATTTAGGATCATGAGCTTAAGAACCTGCGTGACCTTTTTTCATGCATGTGGAATATCATGAGCTGGAAGCAGACAATTTGATTGGTCTCTAATCGAACTCGTAATATTTGGCTTGCAGTTAAAGTTACTTGAAGGAACAATCTTGAGTTCTCTTAGGATCtgaatttttctttctatttctcaaAATTTTTACTTGTTTGGTCTGAGGCATTACTGTTCTAGTATTTCTTAAGATGGAGAGGCTTTTCATCCATCTACCCCGTGTGATCAAGACTAGAAATGGAAACTTTAATTATATCAGGATAAAAGTAAACACAattttgagccgagggtctatcaaaaacaacctctctgtttggactttgtgaaaatatattgggtatgttgttgttgttgttacttcaGGGAAAAATGACTAAAAAGAGTTTATGGTTGGGTATGGGGTACTAAGTCTTTCAGAACACAACTGACTCGGTGTCTATTTTACTGTGGATAGTGGAGATTCAGCTTAGTTTCCTGTTAATTGTTATCAGAATTTTGCTGATGTTTTAGCCTTTGGAAGTATTTTGTTTATGTCTTGTGTCTATTCACATCCAACTCTTGGTTGTTAATGCAGACTCTCACTGATATGTTGAGGTACTCTCGTAATACTTGGTGCATGCTTCCACCAGCACATGAGCAACTACTGTTGAGGTGAATTGgaattttgcatttttcagaTAGTACAAATAGAGattttttctatcttcttctACCAATATATCCCTGTCGAAGTTGCTTTCGTTTTTGTTGATGACATCTTTCCCTGTTTCTCTCTTCTGGCTAGTGAGATGTCTGAAATTAACTTGTGGAATCATCGTTCTTCCATATTGGAAAGAAATCCTTCATTTTTATAgttgtttttgacttttttttgttagAAACATGAAGCCCAACTTGAACAGAGTTCTTTTGCAAAAGAATGGATATCAAGGTTTGACTACATTGAAGAACCGATCTTAAGAGTACTATTTGGTGGCTCATAATTTATTTGCTTCTGTATATATGATTCTATGCTTTCATCCAGTTTTGTATATATTTGAAGAAACATGTTTCTATGCTTTCATCTAGTTCTTTATATATTCAATTTGTACTCTCTCTTTTTTATGATTAGATAGGTCTATTAGTCATAGTGGGATAGGTTTCTCCTTGCATACCAGTGGTATTAGCACCATTCTCGGAGTTTCTGGTCCCTCAGTTTCTGCTACTGCATGTTGTTTATTGTGGTTCGGATATCgttttattttgttgtggttAATGTTCCTTTTTGTCTATACTTTAGAATGCTTTCCCTATTATTTGTGATGTCTTCATTACTTCCGTTTTCTCTTgttaaatttgctttgatatgTGTTACCTGACCGAGGGTCTTTCGGTAACAGCCTTTCTTCCTCCATGAGGTAGGGATAAGGTCTgagtacactctaccctcccgtCTGTTGTATAGGTTGTTTTTTTGTCTGATTCAATGATTATTAGCCAATGGCACACAAGTTTCACCAGTAAAGTGACAAATATAAAGTTACTGTTTAAATAATTACAATTAGTTGCATAATCCAAACCAAACAGAACCAAGAAAGTTCATTTGCTGAAGCTTTCCATCCCATAATTCAAAGATCAATAAATTACAAGAAGATACTCCAtcccatatcatatcatatcaccCTTTTAGATATCATATCAGTAGTAAAAAGGCAATTGCTAAAGCTTCCATCCCATATCATATCACCCTTTTAGATATATCAGTAAatcttttggattcttttttctGCAGGTATGAATTACAAGAAGATCAATCATTCCTTGGTGAAGATCAGTTTGATTATGATCTTGACTGGGTTAAGGGTCAAATAAAGTCTTCGTTAGAGGTATGGCGAGGAGAAAGAGAAGCCAATTACACCCCTGAAGACGAGCGCTGGAAATGTAGGTCTTGCAAGTTTGCTTCTGAATGTCCAGCCAGCAATTCTGGCTCTCCAGGAGGAAAGGACACTGAAGGCTAACTGCTAAGTTTGGCAAGACTTGCTTCCAACTAGTTCCTTAATAAATGTTCACGTGTCGCGCAGATGCAACATTGGAACTCTCCATATCAACCCTGACAGGTAACTTGGGGAATAGATAGTATAAAATTTATTTGCATGGTCCGTGAATATAACTTAAAACTCTTAACAAACTTGGGATTACACGGAGAAGCCAGCAGTATCTGTACTCCTACATGTAGGACATTCTGAACCTGAAAATTCATTGTTGTACCAATTCTTGTTTTTTCCATTGTAAGTTGATTCATTTTATGTTGTAATTGTCGTTGAGCCTCGATTCATTGTTGTTTGTAATGTCAAAGCTATTGAAATGATCTCTGTGATTGATATATGTTTGATATAGGTACGATGTTGATTATATTTGGTAAATAATAATTTAGATATTGTTTGGTGAATAATAATTTAGATATTGTTATGCAGTGGATAATAATAATACATGAATTTTTATCTACTCCCTccattcctttttatttgctcTCTTCGTTTTCGGTAAGTCAATTTGACTAAATTCAAAGCTAAATTAGattggattaatttaatattttaaaattaaaatttagatattcaaaaactatataaaaaagtactataaattgcaAATTTTTTTTCCTCAGTTCGgttaagaaataattttaaagtgTTGGTCAAAGTTTCTATCCTTTGACTCTAAAAAGAAAGGAAACAATCAAaaaaaaatggagggagtatttgatTGGTTATCTAATAGCATTTTAAATCCCGGTGCGATGTTCTCTTTCGTGTTTTCAGAAAGAGATATGTTCCCTTTGTTCCATTTTACTTAGTTTTCTTTCtaaatatatttgttttaaattaGTTGTTCATTTTCGCAAATCAAGAATGTTTTATAAGTTCTTTCCCATTTTACCTcagtattaaataaataaagaaaatagtcataattagatttagagtttcaaaacatcattGATAAGGGCTTGGATCTGAGCATGGTCTTGGACATAAGGGGGATTAGGCCTGAGCATTGTCTTAGCCTTAGGCGATGCGGAAAGGGGGCTCGGGCCGTGGGAGGGTGCGTCGAGGAGGGCTGGTCCTGAGCGTGGTCTCGGACCTAAGCCTAACCGTGATCTTGGGACTAGGCGGGTGCGGGGAGGGGGGTCTGGCTTGATTATGGTCATTGGCCCCGGGAGAGAGACCTGGCTTGAGTGTGGTTTGAGCCTAGGTGGGTTCCGGGAGGATGAAGCCTGAGCCTGAGCGTGGTCTCGGGCCCTagacggggggggggggggggtctggGCCTGAGCGTAGTTTTGGGGCCTGGGCGGGATCGGGGAGGGGGAGGCGTGATCTCTGGCCTATGTGGGGGCAAGGATCGGGGCTTGGAATTGAGCGTAGTCTTGGGCCTAAGCGGGAGCGGGAAGGAAAGGCTTGGGCCTGAGCATAGCCTCGAGCCTAGGCGGGGGTAGGGATAGAGGGGCCTAGGCCTATGCATGGTCGAGCCTAGGCGGGGGCAGGGAGGGGGCCTGGGCTTGAACATAGTCTCGGGCCTTGGGAGGATGGGACCTGAGCGTCGTCTCAGGCCTTGGCGAGTATAGGGAGGAGGGACCTAGGCCTGACCATGGTCACAGTACTAGGCGAGTGCGGGGAAGAGGGTCTGGGCCTAAGCATGGTCTCGGGTTTGGGTGGGTTCCCCTAGGCCCGAGCGTAGTCTCGAGCCCTAGAGGGGCGAGCGAGGGAGGACCTGGGCCTGAGCATGGTCTCGGGCNNNNNNNNNNNNNNNNNNNNNNNNNNNNNNNNNNNNNNNNNNNNNNNNNNNNNNNNNNNNNNNNNNNNNNNNNNNNNNNNNNNNNNNNNNNNNNNNNNNNNNNNNN of the Capsicum annuum cultivar UCD-10X-F1 chromosome 11, UCD10Xv1.1, whole genome shotgun sequence genome contains:
- the LOC107847761 gene encoding exonuclease V, chloroplastic isoform X3: MRQLAPNSSEMSASQSPSHTPPPEIPLEIISEEEMAIIEAAFAAAATRSLVSSRASASSSSASSAASFQKNVRSIKSITLLSKRSFSNSSCSQSDTGVIVDVEDSGRLMTQKRNRIVDSLLHRYRRNRGLTVTDITATVIKKVKVHVASAEDVWALKFLNFIVGANQLLFDGLTRELPLVGFAEGVWMVGIIDEIRIPKGQSDAYPMLVDTKTRVRASLPSEPQRRNGRLQLMCYKHLWDSLVDDDFPSRQFFEFFSLNPNRILSAEIRENTAKCGFPAETLTDMLRYSRNTWCMLPPAHEQLLLRYELQEDQSFLGEDQFDYDLDWVKGQIKSSLEVWRGEREANYTPEDERWKCRSCKFASECPASNSGSPGGKDTEG